The following are encoded in a window of Drosophila simulans strain w501 chromosome 3L, Prin_Dsim_3.1, whole genome shotgun sequence genomic DNA:
- the LOC27207980 gene encoding proteoglycan 4: MDLCSDEEDEKPVVRFLDKEILDAESVIFNSSLMVLDEELGEVNLQDYADHLDGKLDETSLRKRNLREEDNTSLNANKQTSIKEFLTPKKSKQDQTASFASRHCLKTYVRRPKISSNTSGESGGHVLRELNVTDGTTYNISFKEKSSDLIVMVDQEVAAINEESREFFIIKNRKPKTPTDGEPNQSDIKKEVSNSVDLIEKDDSPCDPLASLEINVQSKSHPEVPSEIHGEAKKNINILIESPKKVGAKDIPLLKGILSTDPEAHKENNPNTGITPEVPPQFPINANRFRSDLVSFPENMIWVRTDLFEEQVDRAPVNELLNTAGPSDPSKALRTGEKRRLSPQASGEQCDSHGQTKRTAVDDYNPTSVAASTYSPNIPKDAAPAFKYSYQVNTPSPPAPATSSSYPATVPYNASPVSSSQPSGLLPTPVLNGGYSRAISSTVINSRYPVDPRPANSYWRPPANPVVTPASTTPIYQSTRPPAPTTSSSYQRQNPVRAVWASDYQTKLPKIPLLETPTNIPGRPVPSAAIAPTGCNPRTDLTNIMGMLEQVKMFAYGQENTEAFHLVNQLRHSLQTGGAPPTFQAPRRNV, from the coding sequence ATGGACCTTTGCAGCGATGAAGAAGATGAGAAACCAGTTGTTCGCTTTCTTGATAAGGAGATCCTGGACGCCGAATCAGTTATCTTCAATTCCTCGCTTATGGTCCTTGACGAGGAGCTGGGCGAGGTCAATCTGCAGGACTATGCTGATCACCTCGATGGAAAATTGGATGAAACGTCTTTGAGGAAGCGAAATCTCCGTGAGGAGGATAACACATCTCTTAACGCCAATAAACAGACATCGATAAAAGAATTCCTGACTCCCAAAAAATCGAAGCAAGACCAAACTGCATCTTTTGCCTCCCGGCACTGTTTGAAAACGTATGTCAGACGACCAAAGATATCAAGTAATACAAGTGGCGAATCAGGCGGCCATGTACTTAGAGAACTAAACGTCACAGATGGTACCACATACAACATCTCCTTCAAGGAGAAATCATCCGACCTCATAGTTATGGTTGACCAAGAAGTCGCGGCTATCAATGAAGAATCCCgcgaattttttataattaagaatcgaaaaccgaaaaccccaACAGATGGGGAGCCTAACCAAAGTGATATCAAGAAAGAGGTATCAAATTCCGTCGATTTGATCGAGAAAGATGATTCACCCTGTGATCCCTTAGCAAGCTTAGAAATTAATGTTCAAAGTAAGTCTCACCCAGAAGTGCCTTCTGAAATCCATGGAGAAGcgaagaaaaatataaacatattgatcgaatcaccaaagaaagtAGGAGCCAAGGACATTCCGCTCCTGAAGGGCATACTTTCAACTGACCCAGAGGCTCATAAAGAAAATAACCCGAATACGGGTATAACACCAGAAGTTCCTCCCCAATTCCCAATAAATGCGAACCGATTTCGTAGTGACTTGGTTTCCTTCCCAGAGAATATGATTTGGGTTCGCACTGACCTCTTCGAGGAGCAAGTGGATCGTGCACCTGTCAATGAGTTATTGAACACAGCTGGCCCTTCTGATCCTTCCAAGGCACTGAGAACTGGTGAAAAGCGAAGGTTGTCACCGCAAGCGTCAGGAGAACAGTGCGATAGTCACGGGCAAACGAAAAGGACAGCCGTGGATGACTATAATCCCACATCAGTGGCAGCCTCTACATATTCACCGAATATTCCGAAGGACGCTGCACCAGCATTTAAGTATAGCTATCAAGTAAATACGCCATCACCACCCGCTCCAGCCACATCATCCAGCTATCCGGCGACTGTTCCCTATAATGCTTCTCCAGTTTCCTCGTCCCAACCCTCTGGTCTGCTGCCCACACCAGTATTAAACGGCGGATATTCACGGGCTATCTCTTCTACTGTAATCAACTCCCGCTATCCAGTGGATCCGCGACCAGCCAATTCGTATTGGCGCCCTCCAGCTAATCCGGTGGTTACTCCGGCCAGTACCACGCCCATTTATCAGTCAACTCGACCACCAGCTCCGACCACCAGCTCCAGTTACCAAAGACAAAACCCTGTGCGTGCTGTATGGGCTAGTGATTATCAaacaaaattgccaaaaattccATTACTAGAGACGCCAACAAATATTCCCGGGCGTCCTGTTCCCTCAGCTGCAATTGCGCCTACAGGATGCAATCCTCGCACCGACTTGACCAACATCATGGGCATGCTAGAACAGGTGAAGATGTTTGCCTACGGTCAAGAAAATACGGAGGCTTTCCACCTAGTCAACCAGCTACGCCACAGTCTTCAGACGGGAGGCGCACCTCCAACATTCCAAGCTCCCCGGCGAAATGTTTGA
- the LOC6736233 gene encoding uncharacterized protein LOC6736233 gives MAAALPDRFSAGKRQFWREFLALYQGMPELWDVHHLNYRNKELRNRAYELLERKLREIQPNATRTEVGRRINIFRTNYRREQMRILKQKELGLHSDLCKPTLWFYDYMGFLLTQETFQHRTRKGRGGRQKPDFRREKDDKYTLKNPVLNTESVCDWPIKDDNAFNYQSEPTAPQSEEGSLLSPKLEIIEAEEGQCEVKEENCLGNSLETKEPTSSIQTDPENERGTAPMQLSESSEVLARSWAIQYEEMSPTQRILARKAIADILFEGCMGNLRVNRGEQQSTVSNHF, from the exons ATGGCAGCTGCACTGCCAGATCGGTTTAGTGCGGGCAAACGGCAGTTCTGGCGCGAGTTTCTGGCTCTTTATCAGGGAATGCCGGAGCTGTGGGACGTCCACCACCTCAATTACCGGAACAAGGAGCTGCGGAACCGGGCGTACGAGTTGCTGGAGAGGAAACTACGGGAGATACAGCCGAACGCTACGCGCACAGAAGTGGGCAGGCGCATCAACATATTTCGCACCAATTACAGGCGGGAGCAGATGCGAATCCTCAAACAGAAGGAGCTGGGGCTGCACTCCGACCTCTGTAAGCCGACGCTCTGGTTCTACGACTACATGGGCTTTCTCCTGACCCAGGAGACCTTCCAGCACAGGACCAGAAAAGGTCGGGGCGGCAGACAAAAGCCCGATTTTCGCAGGGAAAAGGAT GACAAATACACCTTGAAAAATCCAGTTCTCAACACGGAAAGCGTTTGTGATTGGCCGATCAAGGATGACAACGCTTTCAACTACCAGTCCGAACCCACTGCCCCGCAATCCGAGGAGGGTTCCCTGCTCAGTCCAAAATTGGAGATCATAGAGGCGGAAGAAGGGCAGTGTGAAGTCAAAGAGGAAAATTGTTTGGGAAATTCATTGGAAACAAAGGAACCCACTTCCTCGATTCAAACAGATCCAGAGAACGAACGAGGAACTGCACCCATGCAACTCAGCGAGTCCTCCGAAGTACTGGCCAGATCCTGGGCTATCCAGTACGAGGAAATGTCCCCCACGCAACGGATTCTAGCACGAAAGGCCATAGCAGACATCCTGTTTGAGGGATGCATGGGCAACCTGCGAGTAAACCGCGGCGAACAACAGAGCACCGTGTCAAATCATTTCTAA